In a single window of the Agromyces sp. H17E-10 genome:
- a CDS encoding amino-acid N-acetyltransferase produces MTDFTVRRARTSDVPKIIDVVEPFVTRRILLGKERVDLYGAIQEFRVAETADGRVIGAGALHVMWEDLGEVRTLAVGDGWLGRGVGHALLDALEADARDLGLSRLFCLTFEVDFFGRHGFEDMGAETVDPDVYAELVRSHDEGVAEFLDLARVKQNTLGNTRMLKLL; encoded by the coding sequence ATGACCGACTTCACGGTGCGCCGCGCGCGCACGAGCGATGTGCCGAAGATCATCGACGTCGTGGAGCCGTTCGTGACCCGACGCATCCTGCTCGGCAAGGAGCGGGTCGACCTGTACGGCGCGATCCAGGAGTTCCGGGTCGCGGAGACCGCCGACGGGCGCGTCATCGGTGCCGGCGCACTGCACGTGATGTGGGAGGACCTCGGCGAGGTTCGCACCCTCGCCGTCGGCGACGGCTGGCTCGGGCGGGGCGTCGGGCACGCGCTGCTCGACGCGCTCGAGGCCGACGCCCGCGACCTCGGGCTCTCGCGCCTGTTCTGCCTCACCTTCGAGGTCGACTTCTTCGGCCGTCACGGCTTCGAGGACATGGGGGCCGAGACGGTCGACCCCGACGTGTACGCCGAGCTCGTGCGTTCGCACGACGAGGGTGTCGCCGAGTTCCTCGACCTCGCGAGGGTCAAGCAGAACACGCTCGGCAACACCCGCATGCTCAAGCTGCTGTAG
- a CDS encoding MerR family transcriptional regulator, which produces MVHPATERPAAAAPPLTSGQLAHAAGVALSTVRFYERQGLVAPERRTTGGYRLFEPETARRVRFIRRAQELGFTLREVRDVLQLSDRPELIAFDDVAEQVGAKLDELDERIGDLQRVRSALAALVASGPVHPECPVIEAIA; this is translated from the coding sequence GTGGTTCACCCTGCAACTGAGCGGCCTGCTGCGGCTGCGCCGCCGCTGACCTCGGGGCAGCTCGCACACGCCGCGGGCGTCGCGCTCAGCACGGTTCGCTTCTACGAGCGACAGGGGCTCGTGGCCCCCGAACGCCGCACGACGGGCGGGTACCGACTGTTCGAGCCCGAGACCGCACGTCGGGTCCGGTTCATCCGCCGTGCCCAGGAGCTCGGTTTCACGCTCCGCGAGGTGCGCGACGTCCTGCAGCTCTCGGACCGGCCGGAACTCATCGCCTTCGATGACGTCGCCGAGCAGGTCGGAGCCAAGCTCGACGAGCTCGACGAGCGCATCGGCGACCTCCAACGGGTGCGTTCGGCGCTCGCGGCGCTCGTGGCCTCCGGGCCGGTGCATCCTGAGTGCCCGGTCATCGAGGCGATCGCGTGA
- a CDS encoding dehydrogenase, whose product MAGKAKKKAKPPVEFRSQALAEALERQDMAAVALALRNGNTVVPLIKPGPRDKPLDGGEVWTYRDPNTGEVALLLFSDAVNKPANLPPAVGLHSPAWLKSFLKRYESTITTVFLDIAGPHPMQASPTELLRALEV is encoded by the coding sequence ATGGCAGGCAAGGCGAAGAAGAAGGCGAAGCCCCCCGTCGAGTTCCGGTCGCAGGCGCTCGCCGAGGCGCTCGAGCGGCAGGACATGGCCGCCGTCGCCCTCGCCCTGCGCAACGGCAACACGGTCGTGCCGCTCATCAAGCCCGGCCCCCGCGACAAGCCGCTCGACGGCGGCGAGGTGTGGACGTATCGCGACCCGAACACCGGCGAGGTCGCGCTGCTGCTGTTCAGCGACGCGGTCAACAAGCCGGCGAACCTGCCGCCCGCGGTCGGGCTGCACAGCCCGGCCTGGCTGAAGAGCTTCCTCAAGCGGTACGAGTCGACGATCACGACGGTCTTCCTCGACATCGCCGGACCGCACCCGATGCAGGCGTCGCCCACCGAGCTGCTGCGGGCCCTCGAAGTCTGA
- a CDS encoding prealbumin-like fold domain-containing protein: MPRRKLTAAAAIAALFGALLTPALLATPASAVTLPSGLQTGFQIDGDMDGGTLPDTFDWHSFMSPLQPDGPSTFTSPGPYTTAQGFQSTGIVYGTSGWDNVTLDAACDVLDATGSPGSQQPNTNPWAPGPANVNAKGDVCSGGAAYEVITDDQGDDHVVLYMYWTRLTGNGDMSTFETLEGPEAGRCDDFLVEFNYDSTNNATTAYVLKWTPTSGDACADPDGAGSWSNTGAVLDFTAAVGQRTEGPAPTPGDPGTFGEIAVDLSAAGLFSPDTCTGFATGTGFSRTGNAEGAQIQDYIVPQNPLVITNCGALSITKLSDPPAITSTDQFDYTVERAGGGDIYPDQTTIDESLRIGETDVWPDVLAGEDYTLSEVIGDDVPWELLSMSCQIDDRIIVLDSPDDVFPVEANNVTACKIVNTTSWVTVEKQTLPDGAPDTFGFTVGDTAVQLTDGQTSAPIYFRPGTQVAVDETDLPEGWNLTDVTCTPEGTDTATGATVTTVAGEGVNCVFTNTQNGSIQVHKVVDGQEGAVFSYTGSWLDDPSTFEIDATDGSGDSEVYSVEPGTYDLSEAALEGYDTTGLVCVDPDQGTAADLTDYTAVLDVDPGEFVECTYTNTQRGEIRVDKETIPDEWNQDFDFSLTGEDTDEQFTLNDSSDDEANPWSSGLIVPGSYVVAETVPAHWVLDSISCGSAEGPMSAITLEPGAVITCVFTNEALPGSVTVEKSVEGVADGFEWAFDLTISPVPGEQAGTQTVSGTGEGSDSATWTGLVPGDDYTVFETAVDGWNMGEITCTGGDGALEDGNGDAPGFQFTAEIDTEIECALTNEAVPGQIEVTKSTVGGDGTFDFELTPLDAEGAPAGDPVVESVTTEGGEGTAVFDGVLPGGRFSLAEADPGEAWVAGDLACTVDPVGEAGPSPIDANDFTVQPGDLIACAIENVARGPLEIVKTVDGPAVNNGDGTWDVSYTITVTSQSATDESYDLSDELKYGDGITVLEASITGPEGIAINPDWDGIENLAVATAVLPAGETHVYAVSVTSDVASDIASDQADCAVASSDEGSGELNSATIEFWSGSASSEDCAPVTPEQPPLPSTGASLTAGWLGLGVIAAGGLLLFLRRRRSVKA, from the coding sequence GTGCCCAGACGCAAACTGACGGCTGCCGCAGCCATCGCCGCATTGTTCGGCGCGCTGCTGACACCCGCTCTGCTCGCCACGCCGGCTTCGGCGGTGACGCTGCCGAGCGGCCTCCAGACCGGATTCCAGATCGACGGTGACATGGACGGCGGAACGCTGCCCGACACCTTCGACTGGCACAGCTTCATGAGTCCGCTCCAGCCCGACGGGCCGTCGACGTTCACGTCGCCCGGGCCGTACACCACCGCCCAGGGCTTCCAGTCGACGGGCATCGTGTACGGGACGTCCGGGTGGGACAACGTGACCCTCGACGCCGCGTGCGACGTGCTCGACGCGACGGGTTCGCCCGGCAGTCAGCAGCCGAACACCAATCCGTGGGCGCCCGGCCCGGCGAACGTCAACGCGAAGGGCGACGTCTGCAGCGGCGGCGCGGCCTACGAGGTGATCACCGACGATCAGGGTGACGACCACGTCGTGCTCTACATGTACTGGACGCGGCTCACGGGCAACGGCGACATGAGCACGTTCGAGACGCTCGAAGGCCCCGAGGCCGGACGATGCGACGACTTCCTGGTCGAGTTCAACTACGACTCGACCAACAACGCGACCACGGCCTATGTGCTCAAGTGGACCCCGACGTCCGGCGACGCGTGCGCCGACCCCGACGGGGCGGGCAGCTGGAGCAACACCGGGGCGGTGCTCGACTTCACCGCCGCCGTCGGCCAGCGCACCGAGGGCCCCGCGCCGACGCCGGGTGACCCGGGAACGTTCGGCGAGATCGCGGTCGACCTGTCGGCGGCCGGGCTCTTCTCGCCCGACACCTGCACCGGCTTCGCCACCGGCACCGGCTTCTCGCGGACCGGCAACGCCGAGGGTGCGCAGATCCAGGACTACATCGTTCCGCAGAACCCGCTGGTCATCACCAACTGCGGCGCGCTCAGCATCACGAAGCTCTCCGACCCGCCGGCGATCACCTCGACCGACCAGTTCGACTACACCGTGGAGCGAGCGGGCGGCGGCGACATCTATCCCGACCAGACGACGATCGACGAGTCGCTGCGCATCGGCGAGACCGACGTCTGGCCCGACGTGCTCGCCGGCGAGGACTACACCCTGAGCGAGGTCATCGGCGACGACGTGCCGTGGGAGCTGCTCTCCATGAGCTGCCAGATCGACGACCGCATCATCGTGCTCGACTCGCCCGACGACGTGTTCCCGGTCGAGGCGAACAACGTGACGGCCTGCAAGATCGTCAACACGACCTCGTGGGTGACGGTCGAGAAGCAGACGCTTCCCGACGGCGCCCCCGACACGTTCGGCTTCACGGTCGGCGACACCGCGGTGCAGCTCACCGACGGCCAGACGAGCGCTCCGATCTACTTCAGGCCCGGAACCCAGGTCGCGGTCGACGAGACCGACCTGCCCGAGGGCTGGAACCTCACCGACGTGACCTGCACACCGGAGGGGACCGACACCGCGACCGGCGCCACGGTGACCACGGTCGCCGGCGAGGGCGTGAACTGCGTGTTCACGAACACGCAGAACGGCAGCATCCAGGTGCACAAGGTGGTCGACGGCCAGGAGGGTGCGGTGTTCTCCTACACCGGCAGCTGGCTCGACGACCCGTCGACCTTCGAGATCGACGCGACCGACGGCTCGGGCGACAGCGAGGTGTACTCGGTGGAGCCCGGGACCTACGACCTCTCCGAGGCCGCGCTCGAGGGCTATGACACCACGGGCCTCGTCTGCGTCGACCCCGACCAGGGTACGGCCGCCGACCTGACCGACTACACGGCGGTGCTCGACGTCGACCCCGGCGAGTTCGTCGAGTGCACCTACACGAACACGCAGCGCGGCGAGATCCGCGTCGACAAGGAGACCATCCCCGACGAGTGGAACCAGGACTTCGACTTCTCGCTGACGGGTGAGGACACCGACGAGCAGTTCACGCTCAACGACTCGTCCGACGACGAGGCGAACCCGTGGAGCTCGGGTCTCATCGTTCCCGGCAGCTACGTGGTCGCCGAGACGGTGCCCGCGCACTGGGTGCTCGACTCGATCAGCTGCGGCAGTGCCGAAGGCCCGATGTCGGCCATCACGCTCGAGCCCGGCGCCGTGATCACCTGCGTGTTCACGAACGAGGCGCTGCCCGGCTCCGTGACCGTGGAGAAGAGCGTCGAGGGCGTCGCCGACGGCTTCGAGTGGGCGTTCGACCTCACGATCTCGCCGGTGCCCGGTGAGCAGGCCGGCACCCAGACGGTGAGCGGCACCGGTGAAGGCTCCGACAGTGCCACCTGGACCGGCCTCGTGCCCGGCGACGACTACACGGTCTTCGAGACCGCGGTCGACGGCTGGAACATGGGCGAGATCACCTGCACGGGTGGCGACGGTGCGCTCGAGGACGGCAACGGTGACGCGCCCGGCTTCCAGTTCACCGCCGAGATCGACACCGAGATCGAGTGCGCCCTCACCAACGAGGCCGTGCCCGGCCAGATCGAGGTGACCAAGTCGACGGTCGGCGGAGACGGCACGTTCGACTTCGAGCTCACCCCGCTCGACGCCGAGGGCGCGCCCGCGGGCGACCCCGTCGTCGAGAGCGTCACGACCGAGGGCGGCGAGGGCACCGCGGTGTTCGACGGCGTCCTCCCCGGCGGACGCTTCTCGCTCGCCGAGGCCGACCCGGGTGAGGCCTGGGTCGCCGGCGACCTCGCGTGCACGGTCGACCCCGTCGGCGAAGCCGGCCCGTCGCCGATCGACGCGAACGACTTCACGGTGCAGCCGGGCGACCTCATCGCCTGCGCCATCGAGAACGTCGCTCGCGGTCCGCTCGAGATCGTGAAGACCGTCGACGGCCCGGCCGTGAACAACGGCGACGGCACGTGGGACGTCTCGTACACGATCACGGTCACGAGCCAGTCGGCCACCGACGAGTCGTACGACCTCTCCGACGAGCTGAAGTACGGCGACGGCATCACGGTGCTCGAGGCGTCGATCACCGGCCCCGAGGGCATCGCGATCAACCCCGACTGGGACGGCATCGAGAACCTCGCGGTCGCGACCGCGGTGCTGCCCGCCGGCGAGACGCACGTCTACGCCGTCTCGGTGACCTCCGATGTCGCGTCCGACATCGCTTCGGACCAGGCCGACTGCGCCGTGGCCTCCAGCGACGAGGGCAGCGGCGAGCTGAACTCGGCGACCATCGAGTTCTGGAGCGGCTCGGCGTCGAGCGAGGACTGCGCGCCGGTCACGCCCGAGCAGCCGCCGCTGCCTTCGACGGGTGCGTCGCTCACGGCCGGCTGGCTGGGTCTCGGCGTGATCGCCGCCGGCGGCCTGCTGCTCTTCCTCCGCCGTCGCCGGTCGGTGAAGGCGTGA
- the cls gene encoding cardiolipin synthase: protein MNDGVSQTTLVITVVLFVADLVVRIIAIIVVPRNRRPTAGMAWLLAIFFIPFLGVLFFMLIGNPKLPRHRRRKQAEVDRYIRESTHGVERVSDPRAWPSWFDGVVRLNRNLGSMPLIGQNSASLIGDYQGSLDAMTAAVRNAKRYVHVEFYIFALDATTAPFFDALGDAVARGVDVKVLLDHIASARVAGYRRTLKRLDRLGVRWQLMLPVQPWRGKYQRPDLRNHRKILVVDGEVGFMGSQNIIDRSYNKRSNRRRGLKWKELVARVEGPIVAGLDAIFATDWYLETGEEPARDLSDGLEQPGEAQDLDCQVVPSGPGFSSENNLKLFLALLYAAKEKIIITSPYFVPDESMLYAISGATQRGIHVELFVSEIGDQALVYHAQRSYYEALLRTGVKIYLYKAPYILHSKHFTIDDDVAVIGSSNMDIRSFELNMEVSMLVRGASFVREMRAVEDGYRHDSRELTLEEWMQQPLRSTVLDNLARLTSALQ, encoded by the coding sequence ATGAACGACGGCGTCTCGCAGACCACACTCGTCATCACGGTGGTCCTGTTCGTCGCCGATCTCGTCGTGCGCATCATCGCGATCATCGTGGTGCCGCGCAATCGACGCCCCACAGCGGGCATGGCGTGGCTGCTCGCGATCTTCTTCATCCCGTTCCTCGGGGTGCTGTTCTTCATGCTCATCGGCAATCCGAAGCTGCCGAGGCATCGACGGCGCAAGCAGGCCGAGGTGGATCGCTACATCCGCGAGTCGACGCACGGCGTCGAGCGGGTCAGTGACCCGCGGGCCTGGCCGAGCTGGTTCGACGGGGTCGTGCGGCTCAACCGCAACCTCGGGTCGATGCCGCTCATCGGGCAGAACAGCGCGAGCCTCATCGGCGACTACCAGGGCTCGCTCGACGCGATGACCGCCGCCGTGCGCAACGCGAAGCGGTACGTGCACGTCGAGTTCTACATCTTCGCGCTCGACGCGACGACCGCGCCGTTCTTCGATGCGCTCGGCGACGCGGTCGCCCGCGGCGTCGACGTGAAGGTGCTGCTCGACCACATCGCCTCGGCGAGGGTCGCGGGGTACCGCCGCACCCTCAAGCGCCTCGACCGGCTGGGCGTCCGGTGGCAGCTGATGCTCCCCGTGCAGCCGTGGCGCGGCAAGTACCAGCGGCCCGACCTGCGCAACCACCGCAAGATCCTCGTCGTCGACGGCGAGGTGGGGTTCATGGGGTCGCAGAACATCATCGACCGCAGCTACAACAAGCGGTCGAACCGGCGCCGCGGCCTCAAGTGGAAGGAACTCGTCGCCAGGGTCGAGGGCCCGATCGTCGCCGGCCTCGACGCGATCTTCGCGACCGACTGGTACCTCGAGACCGGTGAGGAGCCGGCCCGCGACCTCTCCGACGGGCTCGAGCAGCCCGGCGAGGCGCAGGACCTCGACTGCCAGGTCGTACCGAGCGGCCCGGGCTTCAGCAGCGAGAACAACCTCAAGCTCTTCCTCGCGCTGCTGTACGCGGCGAAGGAGAAGATCATCATCACGAGCCCGTACTTCGTGCCCGACGAGTCGATGCTCTACGCCATCAGCGGGGCGACGCAGCGCGGCATCCACGTCGAGCTGTTCGTGTCGGAGATCGGCGACCAGGCCCTCGTGTACCACGCGCAGCGCTCGTACTACGAGGCCCTGCTGCGTACCGGCGTGAAGATCTACCTGTACAAGGCGCCGTACATCCTGCACTCGAAGCACTTCACGATCGACGACGACGTCGCGGTCATCGGGTCGAGCAACATGGACATCCGCTCGTTCGAGCTCAACATGGAGGTGTCGATGCTCGTGCGCGGCGCCTCGTTCGTGCGCGAGATGCGCGCCGTCGAAGACGGCTACCGGCACGACAGCCGCGAGCTCACGCTCGAGGAGTGGATGCAGCAGCCGCTGCGCTCGACGGTGCTCGACAACCTCGCGCGGCTCACGTCGGCGCTGCAGTAG
- a CDS encoding pirin family protein produces MSNLEKDPLELLCPPDGARGPAVQVLAPRDVPLGGPRAMNVRRTLPQRGRTTIGAWCFADHYGPDDVAVSGGMVVPPHPHTGLQTVSWLFEGEIEHRDSTGSRELVRPGQVNLMTAGGGISHSEVSTPATTRLHGVQLWVALPDASRRVSPFFEHADVEPIEVDDAVVRVFAGSLPGIGDDAGVTLFSPLVGAQIDVPAGGEAWIELDPSFEHGVLVDAGPVHVTIAPTDDEYDDSPADADGLAVAGHSARLEWSELGYLPVGHEGVRLRAEHGPVRVVLLGGVPFGEELVMWWNFIGRDHDEIVEYRRQWQAEVIGRDNPDGRFGHVDYEGAPLPAPELPTVRLKPRS; encoded by the coding sequence ATGAGCAATCTGGAGAAGGATCCGCTCGAGCTGCTCTGCCCGCCCGACGGTGCTCGCGGCCCGGCAGTGCAGGTGCTCGCCCCGCGCGACGTGCCGCTCGGCGGCCCCCGCGCGATGAACGTGCGACGCACCCTTCCCCAGCGCGGGCGCACGACGATCGGCGCCTGGTGCTTCGCCGACCACTACGGGCCCGACGACGTCGCGGTGTCGGGCGGCATGGTCGTGCCGCCGCATCCCCACACCGGCCTGCAGACGGTGAGCTGGCTCTTCGAGGGCGAGATCGAGCACCGCGACTCGACCGGCAGCCGCGAACTCGTGCGCCCGGGCCAGGTCAACCTCATGACCGCCGGCGGGGGCATCTCGCACTCCGAGGTGTCGACGCCTGCGACGACGCGGCTGCACGGCGTACAGCTCTGGGTCGCGCTGCCCGACGCCTCCCGCCGGGTCTCGCCCTTCTTCGAGCACGCCGACGTCGAGCCGATCGAGGTCGACGACGCGGTCGTGCGCGTCTTCGCCGGTTCGCTGCCCGGCATCGGCGACGACGCGGGCGTGACCCTGTTCAGCCCGCTCGTCGGGGCCCAGATCGACGTGCCCGCCGGCGGCGAGGCCTGGATCGAGCTCGACCCGTCGTTCGAGCACGGCGTGCTCGTCGACGCCGGGCCCGTGCACGTGACGATCGCCCCCACCGACGACGAGTACGACGACTCCCCCGCCGACGCCGACGGCCTCGCGGTCGCGGGTCACTCGGCGCGCCTCGAGTGGAGCGAGCTCGGCTACCTGCCGGTCGGGCACGAGGGCGTGCGCCTGCGCGCAGAGCACGGCCCCGTGCGCGTGGTCCTGCTCGGCGGCGTGCCGTTCGGCGAGGAGCTCGTGATGTGGTGGAACTTCATCGGTCGCGACCACGACGAGATCGTCGAGTACCGCAGGCAGTGGCAGGCCGAGGTCATCGGCCGCGACAACCCCGACGGCCGCTTCGGCCACGTCGACTACGAGGGCGCCCCGCTGCCCGCACCCGAGCTGCCGACGGTCCGGCTGAAGCCGCGCAGCTGA
- a CDS encoding ATP-dependent Clp protease ATP-binding subunit — protein MFERFTDRARRVVVLAQEEAKMLNHNYIGTEHILLGLIHEGEGVAAKALESLGISLDAVREQVQDIIGQGQQQPTGHIPFTPRAKKVLELSLREALQLGHNYIGTEHILLGLIREGEGVAAQVLVKLGADLNRVRQQVIQLLSGYQGKEQVQVGANEQQTPQGGSQILDQFGRNLTQAAREGKLDPVIGREKEIERVMQILSRRSKNNPVLIGEPGVGKTAVVEGLAQAIVKGEVPETLKDKQLYSLDLGSLIAGSRYRGDFEERLKKVTKEIRTRGDIIVFIDEIHTLVGAGAAEGAIDAASILKPLLARGELQTIGATTLDEYRKHFEKDAALERRFQPIQVAEPSLPHAINILKGLRDRYEAHHKVSITDGAIVAAANLADRYISDRFLPDKAIDLIDEAGARLRLSILSSPPELREFDEKIAVVRAAKETAIEEQDFEKAASLRDEEKNLLGERLRLEKQWKSGDVKTTAVVDEGLIAEVLAQATGIPVFKLTEEESSRLVFMEKALHERVIGQEEAISALSKTIRRTRAGLKDPKRPSGSFIFAGPTGVGKTELAKALAEFLFDDEAAMISLDMSEYGEKHTVSRLFGAPPGFVGFEEGGQLTEKVRRKPFSVVLFDEIEKAHPDIFNSLLQILEEGRLTDGQGRVVDFKNTVIIMTTNLGTKDIAGGPVGFQVEGDTRTGYDLMRGKVNEELKKHFKPEFLNRVDEIIVFPQLSKPELLQIVDLFIKRLSERMLDRDMTVELTQAAKERLIEVGFDPALGARPLRRAVQHEVEDRLSEKILHGELNAGDHVHVDFQNGEFVFTTSQRALPANVGVNANAALGTGTATPDLAAASGE, from the coding sequence ATGTTCGAGAGATTCACCGACCGAGCCCGTCGTGTCGTCGTCCTGGCCCAAGAAGAGGCCAAGATGCTCAATCACAACTACATCGGCACCGAGCACATCCTGCTCGGGCTCATCCACGAGGGTGAAGGCGTCGCCGCCAAGGCGCTCGAGTCGCTCGGCATCTCGCTCGACGCGGTGCGCGAGCAGGTGCAGGACATCATCGGCCAGGGCCAGCAGCAGCCCACGGGGCACATCCCGTTCACGCCGCGCGCCAAGAAGGTGCTCGAGCTCTCGCTCCGCGAGGCGCTGCAGCTGGGCCACAACTACATCGGCACCGAGCACATCCTCCTCGGCCTCATCCGCGAGGGCGAGGGCGTCGCCGCCCAGGTGCTCGTGAAGCTCGGCGCCGACCTCAACCGCGTTCGCCAGCAGGTCATCCAGCTGCTCTCCGGCTACCAGGGCAAGGAGCAGGTGCAGGTCGGCGCGAACGAGCAGCAGACCCCGCAGGGCGGCTCGCAGATCCTCGACCAGTTCGGCCGCAACCTCACGCAGGCCGCCCGCGAGGGCAAGCTCGACCCCGTGATCGGCCGCGAGAAGGAGATCGAGCGGGTCATGCAGATCCTCTCGCGTCGCTCGAAGAACAACCCCGTCCTCATCGGCGAGCCCGGCGTCGGCAAGACCGCCGTCGTCGAGGGCCTCGCGCAGGCCATCGTCAAGGGCGAGGTGCCCGAGACGTTGAAAGACAAGCAGCTCTACTCGCTCGACCTCGGTTCGCTCATCGCCGGCTCGCGTTACCGCGGCGACTTCGAAGAGCGCCTGAAGAAGGTCACGAAAGAGATCCGCACGCGCGGCGACATCATCGTCTTCATCGACGAGATCCACACCCTCGTGGGCGCCGGTGCGGCCGAGGGGGCGATAGACGCCGCCTCGATCCTGAAGCCCCTGCTCGCGCGCGGCGAGCTGCAGACGATCGGTGCGACGACGCTCGACGAGTACCGCAAGCACTTCGAGAAGGACGCGGCGCTCGAGCGCCGGTTCCAGCCGATCCAGGTGGCCGAGCCGAGCCTGCCCCACGCGATCAACATCCTCAAGGGCCTCCGCGACCGCTACGAGGCGCACCACAAGGTCTCGATCACCGACGGCGCGATCGTCGCCGCGGCGAACCTCGCCGACCGGTACATCTCCGACCGCTTCCTGCCCGACAAGGCCATCGACCTGATCGACGAGGCCGGCGCGCGCCTGCGCCTGTCGATCCTGTCGTCGCCGCCCGAGCTGCGCGAGTTCGACGAGAAGATCGCCGTGGTCCGCGCCGCGAAGGAGACCGCGATCGAGGAGCAGGACTTCGAGAAGGCCGCGTCGCTGCGCGACGAGGAGAAGAACCTGCTCGGCGAGCGACTGCGCCTCGAGAAGCAGTGGAAGTCGGGCGACGTCAAGACGACCGCGGTCGTCGACGAGGGCCTGATCGCCGAGGTGCTCGCGCAGGCGACCGGCATCCCGGTGTTCAAGCTCACTGAAGAGGAGAGCTCGCGACTGGTCTTCATGGAGAAGGCGCTGCACGAGCGCGTCATCGGCCAGGAGGAGGCCATCTCGGCCCTCTCGAAGACGATCCGCCGCACCCGCGCGGGCCTCAAGGACCCGAAGCGCCCCTCGGGCTCGTTCATCTTCGCCGGCCCCACGGGCGTCGGCAAGACCGAGCTCGCGAAGGCGCTCGCCGAGTTCCTCTTCGACGACGAGGCAGCGATGATCTCGCTCGACATGTCGGAGTACGGCGAGAAGCACACCGTCTCTCGGCTGTTCGGCGCCCCTCCCGGGTTCGTCGGCTTCGAGGAGGGCGGCCAGCTCACCGAGAAGGTGCGTCGCAAGCCGTTCAGCGTCGTGCTCTTCGACGAGATCGAGAAGGCGCACCCTGACATCTTCAACTCGCTGCTGCAGATCCTCGAAGAGGGTCGTCTCACCGACGGTCAGGGTCGCGTCGTCGACTTCAAGAACACCGTCATCATCATGACGACGAACCTCGGCACGAAGGACATCGCGGGCGGCCCCGTCGGCTTCCAGGTCGAGGGCGACACCCGCACCGGGTACGACCTCATGCGCGGCAAGGTGAACGAGGAGCTGAAGAAGCACTTCAAGCCCGAGTTCCTGAACCGCGTCGACGAGATCATCGTGTTCCCGCAGCTGTCGAAGCCCGAGCTGCTGCAGATCGTCGACCTGTTCATCAAGCGGCTCAGCGAGCGCATGCTCGACCGCGACATGACGGTCGAGCTCACGCAGGCGGCGAAGGAGCGACTCATCGAGGTCGGGTTCGACCCGGCGCTCGGTGCCCGCCCGCTGCGTCGCGCGGTGCAGCACGAGGTCGAGGACCGCCTGAGCGAGAAGATCCTGCACGGCGAGCTCAACGCGGGCGATCACGTGCACGTCGACTTCCAGAACGGCGAGTTCGTCTTCACGACGTCGCAGCGGGCGCTGCCCGCGAACGTCGGCGTGAACGCGAACGCGGCGCTCGGTACCGGCACGGCCACGCCCGACCTGGCGGCCGCGTCCGGCGAGTAG
- a CDS encoding helix-turn-helix domain-containing protein produces the protein MAPAEPDEASDVHCRLDELLEARGMTLTRLAELVGVSVVNLSVLKNDRARAIRFSTLQAICEALECEVGDLLVVRSR, from the coding sequence ATGGCACCCGCCGAACCCGACGAGGCCTCCGACGTGCACTGCCGTCTCGACGAACTGCTCGAGGCGCGCGGCATGACCCTCACGCGGCTCGCCGAGCTCGTCGGCGTCAGCGTCGTCAACCTCAGCGTGCTGAAGAACGACCGGGCGCGCGCCATCCGGTTCTCGACCCTGCAGGCGATCTGCGAGGCGCTCGAGTGCGAGGTCGGCGACCTGCTCGTGGTGCGCTCGCGCTGA